One window from the genome of Streptomyces sp. WZ-12 encodes:
- a CDS encoding CHAD domain-containing protein, translating into MYGNGVYGEALYGADGGAQGAARAGCGDGVPYGPDDGPGLGGRTAGEVLAGYLHRQSTDFLRSLRLHREAGPDAAGAGEAAWQLRRAARRISATLHTFRPLTEEVWADQLRAELGWLSTTLAREQACGARRDRLMGALTRLTGRGERADRPAERGGRGTRSGRGARGARDGRPAAPSAAAATATVPAAATEPEPESALSAGAARAGALLDRQLTLARARAHSAALQALGSSRFHAVADAVAVLASEAPLARRAGEVAAAEALPPLAEQAHRRLAEAVATLPLARAGHPYNAGALAVEQGQDAPWHRARLLVRISHYAQEVIAPDAVDPRLLASDRVLTQHRDAAEAAAAAATAARTPRIAPATAYALGVLHADQRHEVEAARYAFGRVWLPGPAGERGA; encoded by the coding sequence GTGTACGGGAACGGGGTCTACGGGGAGGCGCTCTACGGGGCGGACGGCGGTGCGCAGGGGGCGGCGCGCGCGGGGTGCGGGGACGGGGTGCCCTACGGGCCGGACGACGGCCCCGGGCTCGGCGGGCGGACGGCCGGCGAGGTGCTGGCCGGCTATCTGCACCGGCAGTCCACGGACTTCCTGCGCAGCCTGCGGCTCCACCGGGAGGCCGGTCCGGACGCGGCGGGCGCCGGCGAGGCGGCCTGGCAGTTGCGCCGCGCCGCCCGCCGGATCAGCGCCACGCTGCACACCTTCCGGCCGTTGACCGAGGAGGTCTGGGCCGATCAACTCCGGGCCGAACTCGGCTGGTTGAGCACCACCCTCGCCCGCGAGCAGGCGTGCGGGGCGCGCCGGGACCGGCTGATGGGGGCGCTCACCCGGCTGACCGGGCGCGGCGAGCGGGCCGACCGGCCGGCGGAGCGGGGCGGCCGGGGCACCCGGTCCGGGCGCGGCGCCCGGGGCGCCCGGGACGGCCGACCGGCCGCACCGTCCGCCGCCGCGGCCACCGCCACCGTCCCGGCCGCCGCCACCGAGCCGGAGCCGGAGAGCGCGCTCTCCGCCGGCGCCGCCCGGGCCGGGGCGCTGCTCGACCGGCAGCTCACCCTCGCCCGCGCGCGGGCGCACTCGGCGGCCCTCCAGGCGCTGGGCTCGTCCCGTTTCCACGCCGTCGCGGACGCGGTCGCGGTACTGGCCTCCGAGGCGCCGCTGGCCCGCCGGGCCGGCGAGGTGGCCGCGGCGGAGGCGCTGCCGCCGCTCGCCGAACAGGCGCACCGGCGGCTCGCCGAGGCGGTCGCCACCCTGCCGCTGGCCCGCGCCGGCCACCCGTACAACGCCGGCGCGCTCGCCGTCGAGCAGGGCCAGGACGCGCCCTGGCACCGGGCGCGGCTGCTGGTCCGGATCAGCCACTACGCCCAGGAGGTGATCGCCCCGGACGCCGTCGACCCCCGACTGCTCGCGTCCGACCGGGTCCTCACCCAGCACCGGGACGCCGCCGAGGCGGCCGCGGCGGCGGCCACGGCGGCCCGCACGCCGCGGATCGCGCCGGCCACCGCGTACGCGCTGGGCGTGCTCCACGCCGACCAGCGGCACGAGGTCGAGGCGGCCCGCTACGCCTTCGGGCGGGTGTGGCTGCCGGGCCCGGCCGGCGAGCGCGGTGCCTGA
- a CDS encoding RNA degradosome polyphosphate kinase translates to MNQQRSAQAPAQPETPPQEAPRALGPLQPSVGSIAAHRPNAVRRDISGLEPDLDADPDAYEDRGVPGANGEELPSGRFLDRERSWLAFNERVLELAEDPATPLLERANFLAIFASNLDEFFMVRVAGLKRRIATGVATRSASGLQPREVLDLIWTRSRELMARHAACFQQDVAPELADQGIHLIRWPDLTEQEQARLFTLFRQQIFPVLTPLAVDPAHPFPYISGLSLNLAVVVRNPVSGHDHFARVKVPPLLSRFLEASPQRYVPIEDVIAAHLEELFPGMEVRAHHMFRVTRNEDLEVEEDDAENLLQALEKELMRRRFGPPVRLEVEETIDPAVLDLLVQELKVSEAEVYPLPGPLDLTGLFGIGALDRPELKYPKFVAGTHRDLSEVESASAPDVFAALRARDVLLHHPYDSFSTSVQAFLEQAAADPKVLAIKQTLYRTSDHSPIVDALIDAAESGKQVLVLVEIKARFDEQANIKWARKLEESGCHVVYGLVGLKTHCKLSLVVRQEGETLRRYSHVGTGNYHPKTARLYEDLGLLTADPQVGADLSDLFNRLSGYSRRETYRRLLVAPTSLRDGLIQRINKEAVHHRAGRPAYVRIKVNSMVDEAVIDALYRASQAGVPVDIWVRGICALRPGVPGLSEHIRVRSVLGRFLEHSRVFAFGNGGEPEVWLGSADMMHRNLDRRIEALVRVTDPAHRAALNRLLETGTSDTTSSWHLGPDGDWTRHAVDADGTPLRNVQEMLIDARRRRRGPAT, encoded by the coding sequence ATGAACCAGCAGCGCAGCGCTCAGGCCCCGGCCCAGCCCGAGACGCCGCCCCAGGAGGCGCCGAGGGCGCTGGGACCCCTGCAGCCCTCGGTCGGCTCGATCGCCGCGCACCGGCCGAACGCCGTCCGGCGGGACATCTCCGGGCTGGAGCCTGACCTGGACGCCGACCCCGACGCGTACGAGGACCGCGGCGTCCCGGGTGCGAACGGCGAGGAGCTGCCGAGCGGGCGGTTCCTGGACCGCGAGCGGAGCTGGCTGGCGTTCAACGAGCGGGTGCTGGAGCTCGCGGAGGACCCGGCCACCCCGCTTCTGGAACGCGCAAATTTCCTTGCGATTTTCGCCAGCAATCTGGACGAGTTCTTCATGGTCCGGGTCGCCGGCCTCAAGCGGCGGATCGCCACCGGCGTCGCCACCCGCTCCGCCTCCGGGCTCCAGCCCCGGGAGGTGCTGGACCTGATCTGGACCAGGTCCCGCGAGCTGATGGCCCGGCACGCCGCCTGCTTCCAGCAGGACGTCGCACCGGAACTCGCTGACCAGGGCATCCACTTGATCCGCTGGCCCGACCTGACCGAGCAGGAGCAGGCCCGACTGTTCACGCTGTTCCGGCAGCAGATCTTCCCGGTGCTGACCCCGCTGGCGGTCGATCCGGCGCACCCCTTCCCCTATATCTCCGGGCTGTCGCTGAATCTGGCCGTGGTGGTCCGCAATCCGGTCAGCGGCCATGATCACTTCGCACGTGTGAAGGTTCCGCCACTGCTCTCCCGCTTCCTGGAGGCGTCCCCGCAGCGGTACGTGCCCATCGAGGACGTGATCGCCGCCCACCTGGAGGAGCTGTTCCCGGGGATGGAGGTGCGGGCGCACCACATGTTCCGGGTGACCCGCAACGAGGACCTGGAGGTGGAGGAGGACGACGCCGAGAACCTCCTCCAGGCCCTGGAGAAGGAGCTGATGCGGCGGCGCTTCGGGCCGCCCGTCCGGCTGGAGGTCGAGGAGACCATCGACCCGGCCGTCCTGGACCTGCTGGTGCAGGAGCTGAAGGTCTCCGAGGCCGAGGTCTATCCGCTGCCCGGCCCGCTCGACCTGACCGGGCTGTTCGGGATCGGGGCGCTGGACCGGCCGGAGCTGAAGTACCCCAAGTTCGTGGCCGGCACCCACCGCGACCTGTCGGAGGTGGAGTCCGCCTCGGCCCCCGACGTCTTCGCCGCGCTGCGCGCCCGCGACGTCCTGCTGCACCACCCCTACGACTCGTTCTCCACCTCGGTGCAGGCGTTCCTGGAGCAGGCCGCGGCCGACCCCAAGGTGCTGGCCATCAAGCAGACGCTGTACCGCACCTCCGACCACTCGCCGATCGTGGACGCCCTGATAGACGCCGCGGAGTCCGGCAAGCAGGTGCTCGTCCTGGTGGAGATCAAGGCGCGCTTCGACGAGCAGGCCAACATCAAGTGGGCGCGCAAGCTGGAGGAGTCCGGCTGCCACGTCGTCTACGGCCTGGTGGGGCTGAAGACGCACTGCAAGCTCTCCCTCGTGGTGCGCCAGGAGGGCGAGACGCTGCGCCGGTATTCCCACGTGGGCACCGGCAACTACCACCCCAAGACGGCCAGGTTGTACGAGGACCTGGGGCTGCTGACCGCGGACCCCCAGGTGGGAGCCGACCTCTCCGACCTCTTCAACCGGCTCAGCGGCTACTCCCGGCGGGAGACCTACCGCCGGCTGCTGGTGGCGCCCACCTCGCTGCGCGACGGGCTGATCCAGCGGATCAACAAGGAGGCCGTGCACCACCGGGCGGGCCGTCCCGCCTACGTCCGCATCAAGGTCAACTCGATGGTCGACGAGGCGGTCATCGACGCGCTCTACCGGGCCTCGCAGGCCGGCGTGCCCGTCGACATCTGGGTGCGCGGCATCTGCGCGCTGCGCCCCGGGGTGCCCGGACTGAGCGAGCACATCCGGGTCCGCAGCGTGCTGGGCCGCTTCCTGGAGCACTCCCGGGTCTTCGCCTTCGGCAACGGCGGCGAGCCCGAGGTGTGGCTGGGCAGCGCGGACATGATGCACCGCAACCTCGACCGACGGATCGAGGCGCTGGTGCGGGTCACCGACCCGGCCCACCGGGCGGCCCTGAACCGGCTGTTGGAGACCGGGACGTCGGACACCACCTCGTCCTGGCACCTGGGCCCGGACGGCGACTGGACCCGGCACGCGGTGGACGCGGACGGCACTCCGCTGCGGAACGTACAGGAAATGCTCATCGACGCCCGGAGGCGCCGGCGTGGCCCAGCGACATGA
- a CDS encoding GNAT family N-acetyltransferase, whose protein sequence is MPRPSTPPTPPLPPLPYTPAYPLRTARLDLRPVRHDDFAAVHAYQRRPEVCRYLYWGPHDEAASRASIADKATRTTLRQSGDFLQLAVVLRDSGDLVGDVTFVYTHRAQRQGGIGYVFNPEYAGRGYATEAAGALLELGFAELQLHRIQAELDGRNTASAKLLERLGMRREGELRENEFLDGEWSDEVIYAILAREWRAQQERPARP, encoded by the coding sequence GTGCCCAGACCTTCCACGCCACCCACACCCCCGCTGCCCCCGCTCCCGTACACCCCCGCGTACCCACTACGGACCGCGCGCCTGGACCTCCGCCCCGTCCGCCACGACGACTTCGCCGCCGTCCACGCCTATCAGCGCCGCCCCGAGGTCTGTCGTTACCTCTACTGGGGCCCGCACGACGAGGCCGCCTCCCGCGCCTCGATCGCCGACAAGGCGACCCGCACGACGCTGCGGCAGTCCGGCGACTTCCTCCAACTCGCCGTCGTCCTACGGGACTCCGGGGACCTGGTCGGCGACGTCACCTTCGTCTACACCCACCGCGCGCAGCGCCAGGGCGGCATCGGCTACGTCTTCAACCCCGAGTACGCCGGCCGCGGTTACGCCACCGAGGCCGCCGGCGCCCTGCTCGAACTGGGCTTCGCCGAGCTCCAACTCCACCGCATCCAGGCCGAGTTGGACGGTCGCAACACCGCCTCCGCCAAGCTGCTGGAGCGCCTGGGCATGCGCCGCGAGGGCGAGCTCAGGGAGAACGAGTTCCTCGACGGCGAGTGGAGCGACGAGGTGATCTACGCGATCCTGGCGCGCGAATGGCGCGCCCAACAGGAGCGGCCCGCACGGCCGTGA
- the mshD gene encoding mycothiol synthase, whose protein sequence is MGHSGRRVEVVDELAPDGARAVLELIERAARADGQPAVSEQGRLQLRGGRREGVRHLLVYAPGEDGEQLVGYGQLEDTDPVEAPAAELVVHPGYRGRGHGRALGGELLAQSGRRLRVWAHGGHPAARHLAQTLGLTMFRELRQMRRSLADWELAEPALPEGVTVRTFQPDVDDAAWLEINAAAFAHHPEQGALTQRDLDDRKAEAWFDPKGFFLAEKDGHLVGFHWTKVHAEEGLGEVYVLGVRPGAQGGGLGRALTTIGLRHLAAQGLATAMLYVDADNVPAVTVYERLGFTTHETDLMYRSET, encoded by the coding sequence ATGGGGCACAGCGGCCGCCGGGTCGAGGTGGTCGACGAGCTCGCACCGGACGGGGCCCGGGCCGTCCTTGAGCTGATCGAACGGGCCGCGCGGGCGGACGGGCAGCCGGCCGTGTCCGAACAGGGCCGGCTCCAGTTGCGGGGCGGCCGCCGCGAGGGAGTGCGGCACCTGTTGGTGTACGCGCCCGGGGAGGACGGCGAGCAGCTCGTCGGCTACGGGCAGTTGGAGGACACCGATCCGGTGGAGGCGCCGGCCGCCGAGCTCGTCGTCCACCCCGGGTACCGCGGCCGCGGCCACGGCCGGGCGCTGGGCGGCGAGCTGCTGGCCCAGTCCGGGCGCCGGCTGCGGGTGTGGGCGCACGGCGGGCACCCGGCCGCCCGCCACCTGGCGCAGACGCTGGGGCTGACGATGTTCCGGGAGCTGCGGCAGATGCGGCGGTCGCTGGCGGACTGGGAGTTGGCCGAGCCGGCGCTGCCGGAGGGCGTGACGGTGCGGACCTTCCAGCCGGACGTCGACGACGCGGCCTGGCTGGAGATCAACGCGGCGGCCTTCGCGCACCACCCCGAGCAGGGCGCGCTGACCCAGCGGGATCTGGACGACCGCAAGGCCGAGGCGTGGTTCGACCCCAAGGGCTTCTTCCTCGCCGAGAAGGACGGCCACCTGGTCGGCTTCCACTGGACGAAGGTGCACGCCGAGGAGGGCCTGGGCGAGGTGTACGTCCTCGGGGTGCGGCCGGGCGCGCAGGGCGGCGGCCTGGGCAGGGCGCTGACCACGATCGGGCTGCGCCACCTGGCGGCGCAGGGATTGGCGACCGCGATGCTCTACGTGGACGCGGACAACGTGCCCGCGGTGACGGTCTACGAGCGGTTGGGGTTCACCACGCACGAGACGGACCTGATGTACCGGTCGGAGACCTGA
- a CDS encoding bifunctional metallophosphatase/5'-nucleotidase has translation MPTTPQRPRLRRRLAAGAAVLATVAGVALTATAPPAGADSGRPHRPARTVDVQLLSFNDFHGNLEPPQGSSGTVEQRQADGSKKTVPAGGVEYLAQSLRTARQGHPYSVTAAAGDVIGASPLLSGLFHDEPTIEAMNRLGLDVTSVGNHEFDEGRAELTRMQRGGCHPKDGCYEKGKTFKGAAFPYLAANVTDDKTGKPILKPYTVWQHNGVKIGFIGVTLKGTPDIVNADGVKGLTFHDEVATIDKYAKVLDRQGVKAIVALIHEGGMPASTSYNYDCDSPGPGAGISGPIVNIAKRISPKVDALVTGHTHQSYTCTIPDPAGHPRTVTSAASYGRLYTDTTLTYDRRTHDIVRTAVHGPHAVNHVVDRTQPKAPDLTSLIARWDKLAAPIANKPVGYVSADINGRGAGTPEEPLGDLIADAQQEATAAPDKGGAQLALMNPGGIRSDLAYKASGKEGDGVVTYAEAFTVQPFTNMTHVVDLTGAQLLAALRQQVSGPNEASPKILQVSRGLTYTLDMTKTGAARVVTDTVKLNGAPVDPATTYRVAMNEFLAGGGDGFPALKAGKNKHVGPSDLDALTAYLTAHSTPSAPLTPPKADRITVVK, from the coding sequence ATGCCCACGACACCTCAACGGCCGCGCCTGCGCCGCAGATTGGCGGCCGGCGCCGCCGTGCTCGCCACCGTCGCCGGCGTCGCCCTGACCGCCACCGCCCCGCCCGCCGGGGCCGACAGCGGCCGCCCGCACCGCCCGGCCCGCACGGTCGACGTCCAGTTGCTCTCCTTCAACGACTTCCACGGCAATCTCGAACCGCCGCAGGGTTCCTCCGGCACCGTCGAGCAGCGCCAGGCCGACGGGTCCAAGAAGACCGTCCCGGCCGGCGGCGTCGAGTACCTCGCGCAGTCCCTGCGCACCGCCCGCCAGGGCCACCCGTACTCCGTCACCGCCGCGGCCGGCGACGTCATCGGCGCCAGCCCGCTGCTCTCCGGCCTCTTCCACGACGAGCCGACCATCGAGGCGATGAACCGGCTGGGGCTGGACGTCACCTCCGTCGGCAACCACGAGTTCGACGAGGGCCGGGCCGAGCTGACCCGCATGCAGCGCGGCGGCTGCCACCCCAAGGACGGCTGCTACGAGAAGGGCAAGACCTTCAAGGGCGCCGCCTTCCCCTACCTGGCCGCCAACGTCACCGACGACAAGACGGGCAAGCCGATCCTCAAGCCGTACACGGTGTGGCAGCACAACGGCGTCAAGATCGGCTTCATCGGCGTGACCCTGAAGGGCACCCCGGACATCGTCAACGCCGACGGCGTCAAGGGCCTGACCTTCCACGACGAGGTCGCCACCATCGACAAGTACGCCAAGGTCCTGGACCGCCAGGGCGTCAAGGCGATCGTCGCGCTCATCCACGAGGGCGGCATGCCGGCCTCCACCTCGTACAACTACGACTGCGACAGCCCCGGTCCGGGCGCGGGGATCTCCGGCCCGATCGTGAACATCGCCAAGCGCATCAGCCCGAAGGTGGACGCGCTGGTCACCGGCCACACCCACCAGTCCTACACCTGCACCATCCCGGACCCGGCCGGCCACCCCCGCACGGTCACCTCGGCCGCCTCCTACGGCCGCCTCTACACCGACACCACGCTCACCTACGACCGCCGCACCCACGACATCGTCCGCACCGCGGTGCACGGCCCGCACGCGGTCAACCACGTCGTCGACCGCACCCAGCCCAAGGCGCCGGACCTGACGTCCCTGATCGCCCGTTGGGACAAGCTGGCCGCCCCGATCGCCAACAAGCCGGTCGGCTACGTCTCCGCCGACATCAACGGCCGCGGCGCCGGCACCCCCGAGGAGCCCCTCGGCGACCTGATCGCCGACGCCCAACAGGAGGCCACCGCGGCCCCCGACAAGGGCGGCGCCCAACTGGCGCTGATGAACCCCGGCGGCATCCGCTCCGACCTCGCCTACAAGGCGTCGGGCAAAGAGGGCGACGGCGTCGTCACCTACGCCGAGGCGTTCACCGTCCAGCCGTTCACCAACATGACGCACGTCGTCGACCTGACCGGAGCCCAACTCCTGGCCGCCCTCCGGCAACAGGTCAGCGGCCCCAACGAGGCGTCCCCCAAGATCCTCCAGGTCTCCAGGGGCCTCACCTACACCCTGGACATGACCAAGACCGGCGCCGCCCGCGTCGTCACCGACACCGTCAAGCTCAACGGCGCGCCGGTGGACCCCGCCACGACCTACCGCGTCGCCATGAACGAGTTCCTGGCCGGCGGCGGCGACGGCTTCCCCGCCCTGAAGGCGGGCAAGAACAAGCACGTCGGCCCGTCCGACCTCGACGCCCTCACGGCGTATCTGACGGCCCACTCGACGCCGTCCGCCCCACTGACCCCGCCGAAGGCGGATCGGATCACGGTGGTGAAGTAG
- a CDS encoding WXG100-like domain-containing protein produces the protein MTVDINGWVDGKVLEILQAFGVELPGGNGDTLREIARGWDAMGNELAKVVGALDRSIDGVDKQGWHGAARDAFEKHWQDQKKTITDVANNFHHVADGLREFAGEIDKINKEIIDICVEIAEMEVLGAALSAFTGFLSDLVANAAVAAKVAKIVDLVKLFTSAAEKVAALLETFVGMNAEAAATIEKILVAVARIGGKFAESYATNFVADSGSLMINQALNGQPVTVGQDFTTANKEALGTAAFTVGGAELAEGAKLTGAVGRVLKGEGQAGSAVNGALGNIAGGLTADRKDDSKGAADTAWDAGTNAVTGALGNRMGDHLLGRKEGHSLGGEGGGEEGKLIDGAYRNAFRTGLNTGIYEGGAGIETDVQNLFKETDEAEKGAS, from the coding sequence GTGACGGTGGACATCAACGGCTGGGTCGACGGCAAGGTGCTGGAGATCCTCCAGGCATTCGGTGTGGAACTCCCGGGCGGCAACGGCGACACGCTGCGCGAGATCGCCCGCGGCTGGGACGCCATGGGGAACGAGCTGGCCAAGGTCGTGGGGGCCCTCGACCGCTCCATCGACGGCGTCGACAAACAGGGTTGGCACGGCGCGGCCCGCGACGCCTTCGAGAAGCACTGGCAGGACCAGAAGAAGACCATCACCGACGTCGCGAACAACTTCCACCATGTCGCGGACGGGCTACGGGAGTTCGCCGGCGAGATCGACAAGATAAACAAGGAGATCATCGACATCTGCGTCGAGATCGCCGAGATGGAGGTGCTCGGCGCCGCGCTGTCCGCCTTCACCGGATTCCTCTCGGACCTCGTCGCCAACGCGGCCGTGGCCGCGAAGGTCGCCAAGATCGTGGACCTGGTCAAGCTGTTCACGTCGGCGGCGGAGAAGGTGGCGGCGCTGCTGGAGACGTTCGTTGGGATGAACGCGGAGGCTGCGGCGACGATAGAGAAGATACTCGTCGCGGTGGCTCGGATCGGCGGCAAGTTCGCGGAGAGCTACGCCACGAACTTCGTCGCTGACTCGGGCAGCCTGATGATCAACCAGGCGCTCAACGGCCAGCCGGTGACGGTGGGTCAGGATTTCACCACCGCCAACAAGGAAGCCCTGGGTACGGCCGCGTTCACCGTGGGCGGGGCGGAGCTGGCGGAGGGCGCCAAACTGACGGGTGCGGTCGGCAGGGTACTCAAGGGCGAGGGCCAGGCGGGCAGCGCTGTCAATGGTGCGCTCGGCAACATTGCGGGGGGCCTCACCGCTGACCGGAAGGACGACAGCAAGGGCGCCGCCGACACCGCATGGGACGCGGGGACGAATGCTGTCACCGGGGCCCTCGGAAACCGCATGGGCGACCATCTTCTCGGGAGGAAGGAGGGGCACAGCCTCGGCGGCGAGGGTGGCGGTGAAGAGGGCAAGCTCATCGACGGGGCGTACAGGAACGCCTTCCGCACCGGCCTCAACACAGGGATCTACGAAGGCGGAGCGGGCATCGAGACCGACGTTCAGAACCTCTTCAAGGAAACCGACGAGGCCGAGAAAGGCGCGAGTTAA
- a CDS encoding type VII secretion target, whose protein sequence is MSGQFGVEPTALTDLAGKFDMRAEDLDGPIRSFTAASREVGEAFGILGACDGALEKYQKLLIGTVRALSQLPQVLTSDADRLRINASQYAEADRMAVGHLQAVPRYQAV, encoded by the coding sequence ATGAGCGGGCAGTTCGGCGTCGAGCCGACGGCGCTGACGGATCTGGCGGGCAAGTTCGACATGCGGGCGGAGGATCTGGATGGCCCGATCCGTTCCTTCACGGCAGCGTCGAGGGAGGTCGGGGAGGCGTTCGGGATCCTCGGTGCCTGTGACGGCGCGTTGGAGAAGTACCAGAAGTTACTGATCGGCACGGTCAGGGCGTTGAGCCAGTTACCCCAGGTGCTCACCAGCGACGCCGACCGGTTGCGGATCAACGCGTCCCAGTACGCGGAAGCGGACCGGATGGCCGTCGGCCACCTCCAGGCCGTGCCCCGTTACCAGGCGGTGTGA
- a CDS encoding DUF397 domain-containing protein, which yields MNKVDLHHVEWVKSSYSHGNGECVEVAVLDDTVATRDSKQQSGPVVTTTREGWRAFLDGVVKGEVGRP from the coding sequence ATGAACAAGGTTGATCTGCATCACGTGGAATGGGTCAAGTCGAGCTACAGCCATGGGAATGGTGAGTGCGTAGAGGTAGCAGTCCTCGACGACACCGTCGCCACCCGCGACAGCAAGCAACAGTCCGGCCCTGTCGTGACCACCACCCGCGAAGGATGGCGCGCGTTCCTCGACGGCGTCGTCAAGGGTGAAGTCGGCCGCCCGTAA
- a CDS encoding helix-turn-helix domain-containing protein → MTDGPTGSTVPRRQLGRHLRDLRGRARLTVRAAARNLEWSEAKMWRIETGQVSLRSHDVQTMCAIYGAPEDLTEALMGLAKETKARGWWHAYGEVIPEGFSVYVGLEEAAASIDAYQSELVPGLLQTEDYAREIIRTHLWGISEENLEGRVALRMERQVLLTRPTDPAMLRVVLNEAVLRRPIGTEKLMARQLAHIIFVSERPNIAVRVVPFAAGMHLGVAAGPFSILRFPLNGDGTESEPSTVYTDGYTGGLFLDKPKELEEYEVAFRDIWERSLHDSESRRLIAEVARSYEQG, encoded by the coding sequence ATGACTGATGGGCCTACGGGATCGACGGTGCCGAGGCGTCAACTTGGGCGACACCTAAGAGATTTGCGGGGACGTGCTCGGCTCACGGTGCGCGCCGCGGCTCGCAATCTGGAGTGGTCTGAGGCCAAGATGTGGCGCATCGAGACGGGCCAAGTGTCGTTACGCAGCCACGACGTTCAGACGATGTGCGCAATCTACGGTGCGCCTGAGGATCTCACCGAGGCGCTCATGGGGCTTGCGAAAGAGACGAAGGCGCGGGGGTGGTGGCATGCGTACGGTGAGGTGATCCCCGAGGGGTTCAGCGTCTACGTCGGTCTTGAAGAGGCGGCGGCAAGCATAGACGCGTATCAAAGTGAGCTCGTTCCGGGGCTGCTCCAGACTGAGGACTACGCACGGGAGATCATCCGCACCCATCTCTGGGGGATCAGTGAGGAGAACCTTGAGGGGCGAGTGGCCCTGCGCATGGAACGTCAGGTATTGCTCACGCGCCCGACGGACCCGGCCATGCTGCGGGTAGTGCTGAACGAGGCGGTGCTTAGGCGCCCAATCGGCACCGAGAAGTTGATGGCACGTCAGCTTGCGCACATCATTTTCGTTTCCGAGCGACCGAACATTGCGGTTCGGGTGGTTCCCTTTGCTGCCGGGATGCACCTGGGTGTTGCTGCCGGGCCATTCAGTATTCTGCGTTTCCCCTTGAATGGCGACGGTACGGAATCCGAACCTTCGACGGTCTACACGGACGGGTACACCGGCGGTTTGTTTCTGGATAAGCCAAAGGAACTGGAAGAGTACGAGGTGGCGTTCCGGGACATCTGGGAGAGGTCGCTCCATGACTCGGAATCACGACGTCTGATTGCTGAGGTGGCACGGAGCTATGAACAAGGTTGA
- a CDS encoding SDR family oxidoreductase, which translates to MIVVTGATGNIGRRLVGRLLEEGMPVRALTRDPARAELPARAEVVRADLAGDPDLAPLLADAEALFLNLAAGGASAQRLIDAAQRAGVRRIVLNSSLSITDSPADDANFISRSHAEAERAVRASGLEWTFLRGGNYATNALRWAPAIRATGVVRDAHPGARSAPVHEADLADAAAVALLDRTGAHAHQIHRLTGPEVLTNTQQVAAIAGATGRPARIEQISEDEAAEAMAGPHFPVEAARQLVHLFGQSVDAPAFPVTDDVARVTGHPARTFAQWAGEHAGDFA; encoded by the coding sequence ATGATCGTGGTCACCGGAGCAACCGGCAACATCGGCCGCCGCCTTGTCGGCCGCCTACTGGAGGAGGGGATGCCGGTCCGCGCCCTCACCCGGGACCCCGCCCGCGCCGAACTCCCCGCCCGGGCCGAGGTGGTCCGCGCCGACCTCGCCGGGGACCCCGACCTCGCCCCGCTGCTCGCCGACGCCGAGGCGCTCTTCCTCAACCTGGCGGCCGGCGGGGCGTCGGCGCAGCGCCTGATCGACGCCGCCCAGCGGGCCGGCGTCCGCCGCATCGTCCTCAACTCCTCGCTCTCGATCACCGATTCGCCCGCCGACGACGCCAACTTCATCTCCCGCTCGCACGCCGAGGCCGAGCGCGCGGTCCGCGCGTCCGGTCTGGAGTGGACCTTCCTGCGCGGCGGCAACTACGCCACCAACGCCCTCCGTTGGGCCCCGGCGATCCGCGCGACCGGCGTGGTCCGCGACGCGCACCCGGGCGCCCGGAGCGCCCCCGTCCACGAGGCCGACCTCGCGGACGCCGCCGCCGTCGCCCTCCTGGACCGCACCGGCGCCCACGCCCACCAGATCCACCGGCTCACCGGGCCCGAGGTGCTCACCAACACCCAGCAGGTCGCCGCGATCGCCGGGGCCACCGGCCGGCCGGCGCGCATCGAGCAGATCTCGGAGGACGAGGCCGCCGAGGCGATGGCCGGCCCGCACTTCCCCGTCGAGGCGGCCCGCCAACTCGTCCACCTCTTCGGCCAGTCGGTCGACGCCCCGGCCTTCCCGGTCACCGACGACGTCGCCCGCGTCACCGGCCACCCGGCCCGCACCTTCGCCCAGTGGGCGGGCGAACACGCCGGGGACTTCGCCTGA